One window of Solwaraspora sp. WMMA2056 genomic DNA carries:
- a CDS encoding thioredoxin domain-containing protein, with the protein MSRRVEQKKAARVVREQIARERRRQRALWTSVAAAVAVVLAGMIGWAVYQTQRSGEYTAPPGVVANDSGIPIGDGPVTVDLYADFLCPACRQFEQQVGPTLDQLVEDGRITLVYHPVAILDRLSDDAYSTRASAASGCAAAGGKFSEYAAALYEQQPAEGGPGLSTDQLIAIGGDVGLDTGSFGQCVRDDTYRGWPAHVTEQAGRAGVSGTPTVQVDGETVGSSADAITAAVDAAG; encoded by the coding sequence ATGAGCCGGCGAGTGGAGCAGAAGAAGGCCGCCCGGGTGGTCCGCGAACAGATCGCCCGGGAACGACGACGCCAACGCGCCCTGTGGACGTCGGTCGCGGCCGCCGTGGCGGTGGTCCTCGCCGGGATGATCGGCTGGGCCGTCTACCAGACCCAGCGCAGCGGTGAGTACACCGCACCACCCGGCGTCGTCGCCAACGACTCCGGCATCCCGATCGGCGACGGCCCGGTCACCGTCGACCTCTACGCCGACTTCCTCTGCCCCGCCTGCCGGCAGTTCGAACAGCAGGTCGGGCCGACCCTGGACCAGCTCGTCGAAGATGGCAGGATCACCCTCGTGTACCACCCTGTCGCGATCCTCGACCGGCTCAGCGACGACGCGTACTCGACGCGGGCGTCCGCCGCGTCCGGCTGCGCGGCCGCCGGCGGCAAGTTCAGCGAGTACGCCGCCGCGCTGTACGAGCAGCAGCCGGCCGAAGGTGGCCCCGGCCTGAGCACCGACCAGCTGATCGCCATCGGCGGAGACGTCGGCCTGGACACCGGCAGCTTCGGCCAGTGCGTGCGCGACGACACCTACCGGGGCTGGCCCGCCCACGTCACCGAGCAGGCCGGCCGGGCCGGCGTCAGCGGCACCCCGACCGTGCAGGTCGACGGCGAGACCGTCGGATCCAGCGCGGACGCCATCACCGCCGCCGTGGACGCGGCCGGCTGA
- a CDS encoding Ig-like domain-containing protein, producing MDRVRRRWSVAVTLAVIAPAALAGCGADKEAPRFVSGQVASASPTPPPEPFEFAISPEADAKDLPISTEIGTSVSGGEVTSVTLVEDGGGEVSGSMRDDGTSWVPDKPLKNNKKYTATVVATSASGDEETKTTTFSTMGKSGSQTGTGLYLFDGRTYGVAMPVVVEFFPGVPEKERANVQKRMFVSTDPPQPGTWYWVANGSQAFYRAPDYWQPGTSLTARIALAGHPTGDGRYGDQDRGATATIGDKVTMEVDNATKQLSMFKDDKLVKQMPVSLGKPSTPSSSGTMVVMDKQAQTVFDTFAELGPEEGYRTDISFAQRITWGGEFIHAAPWSVGDQGVRNVSHGCVNLSMANAEWLFSQTKVGDPITVKGTERKLADGNGWTAWNLTWEEFVKGSALPVPADLAPKQRSGSPAPSGGGTPTPAPSVTSG from the coding sequence ATGGACAGGGTCAGGAGGCGTTGGTCGGTCGCGGTGACACTGGCAGTCATCGCACCGGCCGCACTGGCAGGGTGCGGAGCGGACAAGGAGGCACCACGGTTCGTCAGCGGTCAGGTGGCGTCGGCGAGTCCGACTCCGCCGCCGGAGCCGTTCGAGTTCGCCATCTCGCCGGAGGCTGACGCGAAGGACCTGCCGATCAGTACGGAGATCGGCACCTCGGTCAGCGGCGGGGAGGTGACCTCGGTGACGCTCGTCGAGGACGGCGGCGGCGAGGTCAGCGGCAGCATGCGCGACGACGGTACCTCCTGGGTGCCGGACAAGCCGTTGAAGAACAACAAGAAGTACACGGCGACGGTGGTCGCGACGAGCGCCTCCGGGGACGAGGAGACGAAGACCACCACGTTCAGCACGATGGGCAAGTCGGGGTCGCAGACCGGCACCGGGCTCTACCTGTTCGACGGGCGTACGTACGGGGTGGCGATGCCCGTGGTGGTGGAGTTCTTCCCGGGCGTTCCGGAGAAGGAGCGGGCCAACGTGCAGAAGCGGATGTTCGTCTCGACGGACCCGCCGCAGCCGGGCACCTGGTACTGGGTGGCCAACGGCAGTCAGGCGTTCTACCGGGCACCGGACTACTGGCAGCCCGGCACCAGCCTGACCGCGCGGATCGCGCTCGCCGGGCATCCGACGGGTGACGGCCGGTACGGCGACCAGGACCGTGGTGCCACCGCCACGATCGGCGACAAGGTGACGATGGAGGTGGACAACGCCACCAAGCAGCTGTCGATGTTCAAGGACGACAAGCTGGTCAAGCAGATGCCGGTGAGTCTCGGCAAGCCGAGTACGCCGTCGTCGAGTGGCACGATGGTGGTGATGGACAAGCAGGCGCAGACCGTCTTCGACACCTTCGCGGAGCTGGGCCCGGAGGAGGGCTACCGGACGGACATCTCGTTCGCGCAGCGGATCACCTGGGGTGGCGAGTTCATTCACGCGGCGCCGTGGTCGGTCGGTGACCAGGGGGTACGTAACGTGTCGCACGGCTGCGTCAACCTGTCGATGGCGAACGCGGAGTGGCTGTTCAGTCAGACCAAGGTCGGCGATCCGATCACGGTCAAGGGGACCGAGCGCAAGCTGGCCGACGGCAACGGGTGGACGGCGTGGAACCTGACCTGGGAGGAGTTCGTCAAGGGCAGTGCGCTGCCGGTGCCGGCTGATCTCGCGCCGAAGCAGCGGTCCGGCTCGCCAGCGCCCTCAGGTGGGGGCACGCCGACCCCGGCACCCTCGGTGACGTCCGGATGA
- a CDS encoding NUDIX domain-containing protein, translating into MADRLVLIKRIKPGQAPYWTTPGGGVEPTDVSLEAALRRELQEELGAEVDRFAQVFLFTAPAGEGVSVQHFFACRLLRLNEDARTGQEFAEPSRGGYQLDRMRIDELPAVDLKPEGLTEFISSNKEALRSM; encoded by the coding sequence ATGGCTGACCGCCTCGTGCTGATCAAGCGGATCAAGCCAGGCCAGGCGCCGTACTGGACGACGCCGGGCGGTGGCGTGGAGCCGACGGATGTCTCCCTGGAGGCTGCGCTTCGTCGGGAGTTGCAGGAAGAACTCGGTGCCGAGGTCGATCGGTTCGCTCAGGTGTTCCTGTTCACCGCTCCCGCTGGTGAGGGCGTTTCCGTCCAGCACTTCTTCGCTTGCCGGCTACTTCGGCTCAACGAGGACGCCCGCACGGGGCAGGAGTTCGCTGAGCCGTCGCGTGGTGGCTACCAGTTGGACCGGATGAGGATCGACGAGCTGCCTGCGGTAGATCTAAAGCCGGAAGGGCTGACCGAGTTCATCTCTTCCAACAAGGAGGCCCTGCGCTCGATGTAG
- a CDS encoding PDGLE domain-containing protein, with translation MKRNTGFILAGLLVSLLLAGVVSNFASGSPDGLDSASTQGCEVDGEEIVGGACMASGAREHELSDSPFADYGLAAVDNAFLGTAAAGVVGVLLTFAVAGGLFWLTRSRRPQEPADASTGER, from the coding sequence ATGAAACGCAACACCGGGTTCATCCTGGCCGGGCTGCTCGTCTCGCTGCTGCTCGCCGGGGTGGTGAGCAACTTCGCCTCCGGCTCGCCCGACGGGCTGGACTCGGCCTCGACCCAGGGCTGCGAGGTCGACGGCGAGGAGATCGTCGGCGGGGCCTGCATGGCGTCCGGTGCCCGCGAGCATGAGCTGTCCGACAGCCCGTTCGCCGACTACGGCCTGGCCGCCGTGGACAACGCCTTCCTCGGCACGGCGGCCGCCGGCGTCGTCGGGGTGCTGCTCACCTTCGCCGTCGCCGGCGGCCTGTTCTGGCTGACCCGCAGCCGCCGGCCGCAGGAGCCCGCCGACGCCTCGACCGGCGAGCGGTAG
- a CDS encoding glycosyltransferase 87 family protein codes for MVGLAAAVVTALLWYGNRHDFYDLKIYLNAMRWWAEGNPLYDYVQPDVVQGELYFTYPPFTALLLRPFAALSDVDTATVFTVGSLLAVVVTTVWLVTPIARRRGLPRWWLAGLAVPLVVLIEPTRETIFLGQINMLLVVLILADLLFAVPQRSRWAGVGIGLATAIKLFPGIFIVYLLVTRRWRAALVSCVAAAGATLLAAAVLPAESWRFWTRELWSTDRVGRSDYTGNQSLQGLLGRLVAPDEPNRLVWLALVAVVAGYGLWRAARAVRAGDELAGLTLTGLVAALIAPITWPHHVYWFVPALILLVDAAVRQPHQPDATRQPAAPAVRSGVQATGAALVAAVTFAVLVFGVVSLIDWGHDKVPTDDPATFLLRNLYVLTAALLLVSLPIRHHSTTPPTPEPAPKL; via the coding sequence ATCGTCGGCCTGGCCGCCGCCGTGGTCACGGCCCTGCTCTGGTACGGCAACCGGCACGACTTCTACGACCTGAAGATCTACCTGAACGCGATGCGCTGGTGGGCCGAGGGCAACCCGCTCTACGACTACGTCCAACCCGACGTCGTGCAGGGTGAGCTCTACTTCACCTATCCGCCGTTCACCGCACTGCTGCTGCGCCCGTTCGCGGCGCTGAGCGACGTGGACACCGCGACCGTGTTCACCGTCGGCTCCCTGCTGGCGGTGGTGGTCACCACGGTCTGGCTGGTCACCCCGATCGCCCGCCGCCGGGGTCTGCCGCGCTGGTGGCTGGCCGGTCTGGCGGTGCCGCTGGTGGTGCTGATCGAGCCGACCCGGGAGACGATCTTCCTCGGTCAGATCAACATGCTGCTGGTGGTGCTGATCCTGGCCGACCTGCTGTTCGCCGTACCGCAGCGGTCCCGCTGGGCCGGCGTCGGCATCGGGCTGGCGACGGCGATCAAGCTGTTCCCGGGCATCTTCATCGTCTACCTGCTGGTCACCCGGCGGTGGCGGGCGGCGCTGGTGTCCTGCGTCGCGGCGGCCGGCGCGACGCTGCTCGCGGCGGCGGTCCTGCCGGCCGAGTCGTGGCGGTTCTGGACCCGGGAGCTGTGGAGCACCGACCGGGTCGGCCGCAGCGACTACACCGGCAACCAGTCGCTGCAGGGGCTGCTGGGCCGCCTCGTCGCGCCGGACGAGCCGAACCGGCTGGTCTGGCTGGCGCTGGTCGCTGTCGTTGCCGGCTACGGGCTGTGGCGGGCCGCCCGGGCGGTACGGGCCGGCGACGAACTGGCCGGGCTGACCCTGACCGGGCTGGTCGCCGCGCTGATCGCGCCGATCACCTGGCCACACCACGTCTACTGGTTCGTCCCGGCGCTGATCCTGCTGGTCGACGCGGCGGTACGGCAGCCGCACCAACCTGACGCGACGCGACAGCCTGCCGCGCCGGCGGTCCGCAGCGGGGTCCAGGCCACCGGCGCGGCGCTGGTCGCGGCGGTCACGTTCGCGGTGCTGGTCTTCGGGGTGGTGTCGCTGATCGACTGGGGGCACGACAAGGTGCCGACCGACGACCCGGCGACGTTCCTGCTGCGCAACCTGTACGTGCTGACCGCCGCGCTGCTGCTGGTCAGTCTGCCGATCCGCCACCACTCGACGACGCCTCCGACGCCGGAGCCGGCCCCGAAGCTGTAA
- a CDS encoding YcnI family protein — protein sequence MLRHRRTLARAVALTGATVVAGVIGLAAPAAAHITVNPSEAVVGDYARLAFRVPNESDEHSTTQVEVVMPEDAPIASVTLARVPGWTAQVQNQPVDPPLEVHGAQVTEAVARIVWTADDPQAGVQPGEFLEFPVSLGPLPDAEQLVFKSLQTYSDGTVVRWIEVPVPGQDEPATPASVLTLVPEGAQAPAAGGGAETVDEAPAAEAQPGTDTGDSPVALGLGLAGLLAGLGGLALGGLAFDRTRRPAPVTASGPAPASEASSSGGGSAD from the coding sequence ATGCTCCGTCACCGACGCACGCTGGCCCGCGCCGTGGCGCTCACCGGCGCGACCGTCGTCGCCGGCGTCATCGGACTGGCCGCTCCCGCAGCCGCGCACATCACCGTCAACCCGTCGGAGGCGGTCGTCGGCGACTACGCCCGGCTGGCGTTCCGGGTGCCGAACGAGAGCGACGAGCACAGCACCACCCAGGTGGAGGTGGTGATGCCGGAGGACGCGCCGATCGCGTCGGTCACCCTGGCCCGGGTGCCCGGCTGGACGGCCCAGGTGCAGAACCAGCCGGTCGACCCGCCGTTGGAGGTGCACGGCGCCCAGGTCACCGAGGCGGTGGCCCGGATCGTCTGGACCGCCGACGACCCGCAGGCCGGGGTCCAACCGGGCGAGTTCCTGGAGTTCCCGGTCTCCCTCGGCCCGCTGCCCGACGCCGAGCAACTGGTGTTCAAGTCGCTGCAGACCTACTCCGACGGCACCGTGGTGCGGTGGATCGAGGTGCCGGTTCCCGGCCAGGACGAACCGGCCACCCCGGCGAGCGTGCTGACCCTGGTGCCGGAGGGCGCGCAGGCCCCCGCGGCCGGTGGTGGTGCGGAGACCGTCGACGAGGCGCCGGCCGCCGAGGCACAGCCCGGCACCGACACCGGTGACTCCCCAGTGGCGCTCGGGCTCGGCCTCGCCGGACTGCTCGCCGGCCTCGGCGGGTTGGCACTCGGTGGCCTGGCGTTCGACCGGACCCGGCGACCCGCGCCCGTTACAGCTTCGGGGCCGGCTCCGGCGTCGGAGGCGTCGTCGAGTGGTGGCGGATCGGCAGACTGA
- the orn gene encoding oligoribonuclease, with the protein MADLLVWIDCEMTGLDLGKDALIEVAALVTDSDLNVLGDGVDLVIHADEEALAGMPDVVREMHARSGLTEEVRRSAVTLAEAEDRILEYVTSFVREPKTAPLCGNSIATDRGFLARDMPRLDAHLHYRMIDVSSIKELCRRWYPRVYFGQPAKGLSHRALADIQESIRELEYYRRAIFVPLPGPDVDAAKAIAAGL; encoded by the coding sequence GTGGCGGATCTTCTTGTCTGGATCGACTGTGAGATGACCGGGCTGGACCTCGGCAAGGACGCGTTGATCGAGGTGGCCGCGCTGGTCACCGATTCGGACCTCAACGTGCTCGGCGACGGCGTCGACCTGGTCATTCACGCCGACGAGGAGGCGCTCGCCGGGATGCCGGACGTGGTCCGCGAGATGCACGCCAGGTCCGGGCTGACCGAGGAGGTACGCCGTTCGGCGGTCACCCTGGCCGAGGCCGAGGACCGGATCCTGGAGTACGTCACCAGTTTCGTCCGGGAGCCGAAGACCGCCCCGCTGTGCGGGAACTCGATCGCCACCGACCGGGGCTTCCTGGCCCGGGACATGCCGCGGCTCGACGCCCACCTGCACTACCGCATGATCGACGTGTCGTCGATCAAGGAGCTGTGCCGGCGCTGGTACCCCCGGGTCTATTTCGGCCAGCCGGCCAAGGGGCTGTCGCACCGGGCGCTGGCCGACATCCAGGAGAGCATTCGGGAGCTGGAGTACTACCGACGGGCGATCTTCGTACCGCTGCCCGGCCCGGACGTCGACGCGGCCAAGGCGATCGCCGCCGGCCTGTGA
- a CDS encoding ABC transporter ATP-binding protein, which produces MTTIAGGDPDSRPAGGEQSGPPAGDEQPGPPSLRVRDLHFSYPDGHPALHGVDLTVPAGARVALLGPNGAGKTTLVLHLNGVLRGGSGQVEVAGLTVDDRRATLAEVRRRVGIVFQDPDDQLFLPTVAEDVAFGPANLGLRGAQLAARVDEALAAVGMSEHRDRTPQHLSFGQRRRVAVATVLAMRPEILVLDEPSSNLDPAARRELAEILHGLSVTILMVTHDLPYAIQLCERSVILDAGRVVADGPTAQLLADQRLLARHRLELPVGFDPLLAADQLAAARGTVGSDDGGLGA; this is translated from the coding sequence ATGACCACGATCGCCGGCGGCGACCCGGACAGCCGGCCTGCCGGCGGCGAGCAGTCCGGCCCGCCTGCCGGCGACGAGCAGCCCGGCCCACCGTCGCTGCGGGTACGGGATCTGCACTTCAGCTACCCGGACGGGCACCCGGCGTTGCACGGCGTGGACCTGACGGTGCCCGCCGGTGCCCGGGTGGCGTTGCTGGGGCCGAACGGGGCCGGCAAGACCACCCTGGTGCTGCACCTCAACGGCGTACTGCGGGGCGGGTCCGGGCAGGTCGAGGTGGCCGGGCTGACGGTGGACGACCGGCGGGCCACCCTGGCCGAGGTACGCCGCCGGGTCGGGATCGTCTTCCAGGACCCGGACGACCAGTTGTTCCTGCCGACGGTCGCCGAGGACGTGGCGTTCGGGCCGGCGAACCTGGGGCTGCGCGGGGCGCAGCTCGCGGCGCGGGTCGACGAGGCGTTGGCCGCCGTCGGGATGTCCGAGCACCGGGACCGTACGCCGCAGCACCTGTCCTTCGGCCAGCGTCGGCGGGTGGCGGTGGCGACGGTGCTGGCGATGCGCCCGGAGATCCTGGTGCTCGACGAGCCATCGTCGAACCTGGATCCGGCGGCCCGCCGGGAGCTGGCCGAGATCCTGCACGGGCTGTCGGTGACGATCCTGATGGTCACCCACGATCTGCCGTACGCGATCCAGCTGTGCGAGCGGTCGGTCATTCTGGACGCCGGTCGGGTGGTGGCGGACGGGCCGACCGCGCAGTTGCTGGCGGACCAGCGGTTGCTGGCCCGGCACCGGTTGGAGCTACCGGTCGGCTTCGACCCGCTGCTCGCCGCCGATCAGCTCGCCGCCGCCCGAGGCACTGTCGGGTCCGACGATGGAGGGCTCGGCGCGTAG
- a CDS encoding copper resistance protein CopC, producing the protein MFPMTAASHRWTSRLAAIAALVLAALPVVLLPATPASAHAVLVSTSPVADAVLPNAPAEVVLTFSESVRQVPDRVRVIAPDGQRVDQGEPVFNGAVVSVTVDQQTSRGTYLVSYRVISADGHPVTGGFTYSVGAPSAVPTDSGGAETDPLVSRLIQVAKFAGYVGLLLIVGPVLVLTMLWPRRLSRAGPGRLVWAGLGLVAAATLAAIWLQAPYVTGGGLADADGAALRDVLGSSIGAAMLVRLGVLAAAAVLIRPLLAGTDGSSDRILLGVLAVIGAFTWPLAGHPAASPVPAVSVVVDAVHLAGMAVWLGGLLMLAVFLLRQADERELGAILPIWSRWAALAVCGLLLAGTVQALIEVGTFGALVGTTYGRLLLAKIGLFLVVLAVAAYSRQLVRNRTAAGQPGRMRQAIVAELAVTAVVLAVTAVLVQTTPARTAVADDLRATSTYFSTTLTSDIYSLQIEVDPARRGNNSVHLYAYTPDNRPQPVIEWQATAALPASGVEPIEIPLLPLTDNHATGEISLPTAGDWELRITVRISDIDQATVSTTVAIS; encoded by the coding sequence ATGTTCCCCATGACTGCCGCTTCCCACAGGTGGACCTCCCGGCTCGCCGCCATCGCCGCACTGGTGCTGGCGGCGTTGCCGGTCGTCCTGCTGCCCGCCACCCCGGCCAGCGCCCACGCCGTACTGGTCAGCACCAGCCCGGTGGCCGACGCGGTGCTGCCGAACGCCCCGGCCGAGGTGGTGCTCACCTTCTCCGAGTCGGTGCGGCAGGTGCCCGACCGGGTCCGGGTGATCGCACCGGACGGGCAGCGGGTCGACCAGGGCGAGCCGGTGTTCAACGGGGCAGTGGTCAGCGTCACGGTCGACCAGCAGACCTCCCGGGGCACGTACCTGGTCAGCTACCGGGTCATCTCCGCCGACGGCCACCCGGTCACCGGCGGCTTCACCTATTCGGTCGGCGCGCCGTCGGCGGTGCCGACCGACTCCGGCGGCGCCGAGACCGACCCGCTGGTCAGCCGGCTGATCCAGGTCGCCAAGTTCGCCGGGTACGTCGGCCTGCTGCTGATCGTCGGCCCGGTGCTGGTGCTCACCATGCTCTGGCCCCGGCGGCTGTCGCGGGCCGGCCCGGGACGGCTGGTCTGGGCCGGCCTCGGGCTGGTCGCGGCGGCCACCCTGGCGGCCATCTGGCTGCAGGCCCCGTACGTTACCGGCGGTGGGCTGGCCGATGCCGACGGCGCGGCCCTGCGCGACGTGCTGGGCAGCAGTATCGGCGCGGCCATGCTGGTCCGCCTCGGTGTGCTGGCCGCCGCCGCCGTCCTGATCCGCCCCCTGCTGGCCGGTACGGACGGCAGCAGCGACCGGATCCTGCTCGGCGTGCTGGCGGTGATCGGCGCGTTCACCTGGCCGCTGGCCGGGCACCCCGCGGCCTCCCCGGTGCCCGCCGTGTCGGTGGTGGTCGACGCCGTGCACCTGGCCGGGATGGCCGTCTGGCTCGGCGGGCTGCTGATGCTCGCGGTGTTCCTGCTGCGTCAGGCCGACGAGCGGGAGCTCGGCGCGATCCTGCCGATCTGGTCGCGGTGGGCCGCGTTGGCCGTGTGCGGCCTGCTGCTGGCCGGCACCGTCCAGGCGTTGATCGAGGTCGGGACGTTCGGCGCGCTGGTCGGCACCACGTACGGTCGACTGCTGCTGGCCAAGATCGGGCTGTTCCTCGTGGTGCTGGCGGTGGCGGCGTACTCGCGGCAGCTGGTGCGCAACCGGACCGCCGCCGGGCAGCCCGGTCGGATGCGCCAGGCGATCGTCGCCGAGTTGGCGGTGACCGCAGTGGTGCTGGCGGTGACCGCGGTGCTGGTGCAGACCACCCCGGCGCGGACCGCTGTCGCCGACGATCTGCGGGCCACCAGCACCTACTTCTCCACCACCCTGACCAGCGACATCTACTCGCTGCAGATCGAGGTGGATCCGGCCCGACGCGGCAACAACTCGGTCCACCTGTACGCCTACACCCCGGACAACCGCCCGCAGCCGGTCATCGAGTGGCAGGCGACGGCGGCGTTGCCGGCCAGCGGGGTGGAACCGATCGAGATTCCGCTGCTGCCGTTGACCGACAACCACGCCACCGGTGAGATCAGTCTGCCGACTGCGGGAGACTGGGAGCTGCGGATCACCGTCCGGATCTCCGACATCGACCAGGCCACCGTGTCCACCACGGTGGCGATCAGCTAG
- the cbiQ gene encoding cobalt ECF transporter T component CbiQ: protein MGAGHSQVLHLERDSPVHRLAPETKIAAMVAFTLVVVATPREQLWAFGGYAVLVAVVAALARVPAGWLARRSLIEVPFVAFAVALPWLAGGEQVVVGGLSLSVEGLYGGWNILAKATLGVLASLLLAATTTGRDLLVGLDRLRCPAIITQIATFMLRYVDVLVDEARRMRIARISRGDDPRFLWQVRGFAAGIGALFLRAFERGERVYLAMISRGYTGRMPAAWHATGGATVRQWAVAASVPATAATIAAVAVLR from the coding sequence GTGGGCGCAGGGCACTCACAGGTGCTGCACCTGGAGCGGGACTCTCCGGTGCACCGGCTCGCCCCGGAGACCAAGATCGCGGCGATGGTGGCCTTCACCCTGGTGGTGGTGGCCACCCCGCGCGAGCAGCTGTGGGCCTTCGGCGGGTACGCCGTACTGGTGGCGGTGGTGGCCGCCCTGGCCCGGGTGCCGGCCGGCTGGCTGGCCCGCCGATCACTGATCGAGGTCCCGTTCGTGGCCTTCGCGGTGGCGCTGCCGTGGCTGGCCGGCGGCGAGCAGGTCGTCGTCGGCGGGCTCAGCCTGTCGGTCGAGGGCCTCTACGGCGGCTGGAACATCCTGGCCAAGGCGACCCTCGGGGTGCTCGCCTCGTTGCTGCTGGCGGCCACCACCACCGGCCGCGACCTGCTGGTCGGCCTGGACCGGCTGCGCTGCCCGGCGATCATCACGCAGATCGCCACGTTCATGCTGCGCTACGTCGACGTGCTGGTCGACGAGGCCCGGCGGATGCGTATCGCCCGGATCTCCCGGGGCGACGATCCCCGCTTCCTCTGGCAGGTCCGTGGTTTCGCCGCCGGTATCGGGGCGCTGTTCCTGCGGGCGTTCGAACGCGGCGAGCGGGTCTACCTGGCGATGATCTCCCGGGGTTACACCGGTCGGATGCCGGCCGCCTGGCACGCCACCGGTGGTGCGACGGTCCGGCAGTGGGCGGTGGCGGCGTCGGTGCCGGCCACGGCGGCTACGATCGCCGCCGTGGCGGTACTGCGATGA
- a CDS encoding Ig-like domain-containing protein, whose translation MRVSRNQAPSGTGRARPPVPQALVALVATAALALTGACTGGGDAPTWQGGSGVEAEPSPKAQATITGPAADATDVPASTGVTFTATGAVETTVELTDAAGNAVEGEVTADGGQFLPTSQLAWDTAYTATVTVTGDDDKTTTVSHSFRTMAEPANQVRVSSFLGDGNVVGVAMPLILRFSRDIPQEQRDDVQRRLSVRTEPAQEGVWYWVSPTEVQFRPKEYWQAGTKLFYKAQTGGLPMGDGWYGRNDLTIDAEVGSALVMTVDNATKKMTVTKDGQTIKEIPVSLGKPKTPSSSGTMIVMEKLKETVFDTYEELGPEEGYRTDIEYAQRLTWGGEFIHAAPWSVADQGVRNVSHGCINMSIANAEWLFNQTKVGDPVTVKGTEVQLANGNGWTVWNLSWDELVAGSALPYEPPTADPSSTDTDTDTGTDTDGGSAAGDGQ comes from the coding sequence GTGCGAGTCAGCCGCAATCAGGCACCGTCGGGCACCGGACGGGCGCGCCCACCCGTACCGCAGGCGCTCGTGGCCCTCGTGGCGACCGCCGCGCTCGCCCTGACCGGTGCCTGCACTGGCGGCGGCGACGCGCCCACCTGGCAGGGTGGCAGCGGCGTCGAGGCCGAGCCCAGTCCGAAGGCACAGGCGACGATCACCGGGCCGGCCGCAGACGCCACCGACGTGCCGGCCTCGACCGGGGTCACGTTCACGGCGACCGGGGCGGTCGAGACGACGGTCGAGTTGACCGACGCCGCCGGCAACGCGGTGGAGGGCGAGGTCACCGCCGACGGCGGCCAGTTCCTGCCGACCAGTCAACTTGCCTGGGACACCGCGTACACCGCGACGGTGACGGTGACCGGGGACGACGACAAGACGACCACCGTCAGCCACAGCTTCCGCACGATGGCCGAGCCGGCCAACCAGGTCCGGGTCTCCAGTTTCCTCGGCGACGGCAACGTGGTCGGGGTCGCGATGCCGCTGATCCTGCGGTTCAGCCGGGACATCCCGCAGGAGCAGCGCGACGACGTGCAGCGCCGGCTGAGCGTACGGACCGAGCCCGCCCAGGAGGGCGTCTGGTACTGGGTCAGCCCCACCGAGGTCCAGTTCCGGCCCAAGGAGTACTGGCAGGCCGGCACGAAGCTGTTCTACAAGGCGCAGACCGGCGGACTGCCGATGGGCGACGGCTGGTACGGCCGCAACGACCTGACGATCGACGCCGAAGTCGGCTCCGCGCTGGTCATGACCGTGGACAACGCGACAAAGAAGATGACGGTCACCAAGGACGGGCAGACGATCAAGGAGATCCCGGTCAGCCTCGGCAAGCCGAAGACCCCGTCGTCGAGCGGCACCATGATCGTGATGGAGAAGCTCAAGGAGACCGTCTTCGACACATACGAGGAGCTGGGCCCGGAGGAGGGCTACCGGACCGACATCGAGTACGCCCAGCGGCTGACCTGGGGCGGCGAGTTCATCCACGCCGCACCGTGGTCCGTGGCCGACCAGGGGGTACGCAACGTGTCGCACGGCTGCATCAACATGTCGATCGCCAACGCCGAGTGGCTGTTCAACCAGACCAAGGTGGGTGACCCGGTGACCGTCAAGGGCACCGAGGTGCAGCTCGCCAACGGCAACGGCTGGACCGTCTGGAACCTCAGCTGGGACGAGCTGGTGGCCGGCAGCGCCCTGCCGTACGAACCGCCGACGGCAGACCCATCCTCGACCGACACCGACACCGACACCGGAACCGACACCGACGGGGGCAGCGCGGCCGGGGACGGGCAGTGA
- a CDS encoding MauE/DoxX family redox-associated membrane protein, with amino-acid sequence MTAGTGGRWPVVVPWLGTAARLGLAAVWLYAGGSKVTDLAGSGRAVNAYQIFPYDLAMVIGAALPLVELALGVLLLIGLATRLCAVLSAGLLVVFVAGIASAWARGLRIDCGCFGVGGELTAGQDPSYGPEILRDLAFLALAGFLIWFPRTRWSADRVIFERR; translated from the coding sequence ATGACAGCTGGTACGGGCGGACGCTGGCCGGTGGTGGTGCCCTGGCTCGGCACCGCCGCCCGCCTGGGGCTGGCCGCCGTGTGGCTGTACGCCGGCGGGTCCAAGGTCACCGACCTGGCCGGTTCCGGCCGGGCGGTCAACGCGTACCAGATCTTCCCGTACGACCTGGCGATGGTGATCGGCGCGGCGCTGCCGCTCGTCGAACTGGCTCTCGGGGTGCTGCTGCTGATCGGGCTGGCCACCCGGCTCTGCGCGGTGCTGTCGGCCGGATTGCTGGTGGTCTTCGTCGCCGGAATCGCCTCGGCCTGGGCTCGGGGGCTGCGCATCGACTGCGGATGCTTCGGCGTCGGCGGTGAGCTGACCGCCGGGCAGGACCCCAGCTACGGCCCGGAGATCCTGCGCGACCTGGCGTTTCTTGCGCTGGCCGGGTTCCTGATCTGGTTCCCCCGGACGAGGTGGTCAGCCGACCGGGTCATCTTCGAACGCAGATAG